Part of the Rhodohalobacter sp. 614A genome is shown below.
GTGTTCGATCTTCGGAGAGCTGTTTTTGTTGAAGATCAAATACATCCGTTTTAACAGAAGCATTCCGTGCACTTTTCAGGCTCCAACGCGCCTGGACTCCAACAATCCAGTTAAACTGCAAGTCATCTTCAAACATGTTGAATCCCGGACGGCCATAGGAAGGACGGACAAAAACTGAAACTGTAGGAAGTTTATTGGCATCAGAAAGGTTTTTTTGAGTTCCAAGAAATTCCTGTCTTGCTTCGATCATTGCCAATTCGGGCCTCAGAATATCCTGATTTTGAAGCTCCCAATTTTCTTTTTCCGGGAGTTCCAGTTTATAAGTCAGAAATTCGTCCGTTCCCAGAATTTCTGCCAGTGATTCCAACCCCACCATTATATCATAGTGAATTTTTGTAAGGTCTTGTTCTCTCTTCAAAATCTCCGCCCGAAGAGAAGATTCATTTCCCGGAAGTAAAACTCCGTTCTCAACCCGGCTTTTGACAAGTTCAAGCTGCTCTTCCAGGTCAGAAATAACAGTTTCATGGATTTTCATCTGTACCTGCAAAATCAGTATCCCAAAATAAACCCGATCAACCTGTTCTTTAATCGTTAATAGATCCGATTCCATGGAAGCTTCGTTCATCTCTCCTGAATCCTGCTCCAGTTGTTTTGCCGCACTTGTCCGGCCTCCATCAAAGATGGGTTGAGTAATGTTCAATGCAATGTTGTAATGATCCTTGCTGAAATTTGGGATATCCAGGTTTGGCATATCCAACGGAAAATTCACCACATCCGATTGATAACTGGCACTGGCTTCCAACTGAACATCCGGATACCACCCGGATTGAGCAATTCTCTGATTCAAATTCGTAATCTGGCGATTCATTCGGATCTTATCAGTCACAGGGTTTTCTGTGTATAAAATGTCGTAGCATTTTTCCAGGCTCAGAATTTTCATTTCTGATTGAGCAAACACATTCATAAACATCCATGCGGAGATAGATAGTAAAGTCAGAAATCGCTTCATGGCTGAACTCCATTGAAAATGATTTCAGGAACAAGATCTTTCCTCTCCTCCAGAAATTGATCGAACTGCTCATCATCCAAAGAAAAAAGAGTCTGAACCATTGTTCTGGCGATAACCGGCATCAGGCAAAGAGATACAATATTGATGAGAAAATGGATTGGTTTCATCGGTAAGATCTTTCCCTGATCAATCTCATCCTGAAGCTGGTTGGCAAATTTGGATGGAATTTCGATCTCCAGAGATGAAATAAACTCCTTAAACCGTTTTGGGTGTTGATTCATCTCATGAATAACAAACGATGGCAGGTATGGATTTTTTCTAAACATGGTGTAATAAAACTCAACTACCCTCTTCACCTTGGCTTGGAGCTCATCATCAGATGAAAGAATGGATACCAATCCAGGAAAAATTTTCTTCACGCTTGACTGGAATACTTCCAGAAATAATTTCTCTTTGCTTCGGTAATAATAATGAAGCATGGATTTGTTAATATCGGCTTCGTCTGCAATTTCCTGCATCCGCGCTCCGGCAAATCCCTTCTCCTGGAATACTCGCTGTGCTGCTAAAAAGATTTGTTCTTCGGTCTGTTTCTCTAAAGGCATAACTTTTTTTATTAATTCTTTTGCAATTTAAAACCTTTAACTAAATAATTCAACCATTTGGTTAAACTATATAGTTACAAATCAGAAATTCTTAATTGTGGTACTTGATAAAAATTTTTTTAGCTTAAAAAATTCTTAAATCAAATCGTTTATTTTGTCGCAGACAACCCTCCTGTTCCATCGAATCAGTTATTTGCAATATCCGTGTATGATTGCGGCCAACATCATCATCCTTTACTCTTTACTTACTGACCTTCAAAGCCTCTTCTACTTTTTCAATCAGGCGTTAGTTTTAATGGGATTGGGAATTAGCTTTTCCACTTTGCAGGATACCACAACAACTCAGAATGAATCTTCTAAACGTATTTGGCAGGACCCCGTTAAAGGCAAAAGATTCATCACGGCGAGTACTACCGTTACATTTCTTATTATTTTTATAGGAATAATTGGTTTGTTTTTACCTTTTGAATCCGTTTTCAAACAGATATCAATAGGATTAATTGCTTTGGGAATTGGCCTGATAGGCATGGTAAAAGCAATGATTGAAATGTTTGAGAACCATCGGCTGGATAAAAATCCAAAACATGCAGATTAATTTGAAGACTTACTATTAAATGAAGGAAACCACAGAACACGATTCAATCTTTCATAAAGAAGACGGGTTAACCAGAACTATCGGGGTTTGGGGACTTAGCGCCAACATGGTAAATATTATTGTCGGGGCGGGAATTTTTGTATTACCGGCAATTGTAGCCGCCGGATTAGGTTCTGCAAGTATCACAGCCTACCTGTTTTGTGGAATTTTAATTGCCCTTGTAATGCTTTGTTTTGCTGAGGCCGGCAGTGAAGTAACGGATTCAGGCGGCCCGTACACCTATATAGAATCGGCATTTGGCCCATATATTGGTTTTTTAACGGCCATCCTTTTTTTGGTATCAACCCTTAGTGCTGATGCCGCAGTAGCCAATGCCGTAGCGGATATACTTTCGGGCTGGTTTCCTCAGCTCCAGGAACAATGGCTGCGAATTCTGTTCTTCTTTTTGGTTTTTGGTTCACTCACGTGGATTAATATCCGGGGAGCAAAACAGGGAATTGGATTGGTTGCAATTTCCACAATTGCAAAACTCGCTCCACTACTTGTATTGGTTTTATTTGGCTGGAAGGATGTAACGATGGCTAATCTTACATGGGAGTCAATTCCGGAAATAAGCGATATCGGGCAAATGTCTTTAATTCTCTTCTTTGCATTTATGGGAGCCGAAAGTGGCCTCTCGGTGGGTGGTGAAATTAAGAATCCCCAAAAAACTGTACCGAAAGCTATCTTTATCGCAATTTCAGGGGTTTTGCTTTTGTATATATTTTTGCAAACCGTATCCCAAGGAATTCTTGGAGATTCATTGGCTTCAT
Proteins encoded:
- a CDS encoding TolC family protein, which produces MKRFLTLLSISAWMFMNVFAQSEMKILSLEKCYDILYTENPVTDKIRMNRQITNLNQRIAQSGWYPDVQLEASASYQSDVVNFPLDMPNLDIPNFSKDHYNIALNITQPIFDGGRTSAAKQLEQDSGEMNEASMESDLLTIKEQVDRVYFGILILQVQMKIHETVISDLEEQLELVKSRVENGVLLPGNESSLRAEILKREQDLTKIHYDIMVGLESLAEILGTDEFLTYKLELPEKENWELQNQDILRPELAMIEARQEFLGTQKNLSDANKLPTVSVFVRPSYGRPGFNMFEDDLQFNWIVGVQARWSLKSARNASVKTDVFDLQQKQLSEDRTLFNRQQNAALNRLKKEIQSIEEQIQKDQEILELLRQVAEEKRSLVDEGSNTVTDYISALNDQYRAELQLELRKIMRVQAIINYETEQGWTWN
- a CDS encoding TetR/AcrR family transcriptional regulator, yielding MPLEKQTEEQIFLAAQRVFQEKGFAGARMQEIADEADINKSMLHYYYRSKEKLFLEVFQSSVKKIFPGLVSILSSDDELQAKVKRVVEFYYTMFRKNPYLPSFVIHEMNQHPKRFKEFISSLEIEIPSKFANQLQDEIDQGKILPMKPIHFLINIVSLCLMPVIARTMVQTLFSLDDEQFDQFLEERKDLVPEIIFNGVQP
- a CDS encoding APC family permease, whose amino-acid sequence is MKETTEHDSIFHKEDGLTRTIGVWGLSANMVNIIVGAGIFVLPAIVAAGLGSASITAYLFCGILIALVMLCFAEAGSEVTDSGGPYTYIESAFGPYIGFLTAILFLVSTLSADAAVANAVADILSGWFPQLQEQWLRILFFFLVFGSLTWINIRGAKQGIGLVAISTIAKLAPLLVLVLFGWKDVTMANLTWESIPEISDIGQMSLILFFAFMGAESGLSVGGEIKNPQKTVPKAIFIAISGVLLLYIFLQTVSQGILGDSLASFQENPLAEVGNQLFGPIGLTLISIGAAVSMFGNLSGEILSVPRVLFGAARDKVIPIPVLTQIHPKFSTPYISIIVYASIGFLLATFGGFEALAIVSSAAILLVYLGVALAVIKLRNEVPGDLETFRIPGGYTVPILASMIIIWFLSNLTGQERNSMLILLSILTVIYFGIRWVRNHNTAK